The window GCGTGTCCTTCCGGGGTTGTGAATTGATTACATTTTGTATTTTTATGCCTGGCTTTACAGCACGTCAAAGCAACTGCAGAAGCGATGAAGGGTTGTGAATTGATTACATTTTGTATTTTTATGCCTTGCTTTACAGCATTTGGACCGAAATGATTGGCGAAGAACTGGTTGTGAATTGATTACATTTTGTATTTTTATGCCTGGCTTTACAGCTTCGGCAATAATATATATTGGACATACAACGTTGTGAATTGATTACATTTTGTATTTTTATGCCTGGCTTTACAGCCTTAGCGGGGCTTTTGTTATCGTAACTTGCGTTGTGAATTGATTACATTTTGTATTTTTATGCCTGGCTTTACAGCCCGTCGCCGTCATATACGACAACGGCGACGGTTGTGAATTGATTACATTTTGTATTTTTATGCCTGGCTTTACAGCGTGTTTCCTTTCAAGCCACCAAGCGGCTGAGTTGTGAATTGATTACATTTTGTATTTTTATGCCTGGCTTTACAGCACACACTTGAGGGAAGCCTTTACCCAGTAGGTTGTGAATTGATTACATTTTGTATTTTTAAGCCTGGCTTTACAGCACAAATGCCCTGAAATGTAGATTCATCAAACCTTTTCGGGGCTTTTCAGAACAAAAAAAAGGAGGCGGGGAGGGCCAAAATAACCTTCCCCGCCCCGTTTTTTTAAAACAATTCGAGTTGCCGGGGCTGGTTGGGTGGCGGCTTGCGCTTTGTACCCAGATAAAGCTCCATTTTCTCAAACTGTTTATCGGTAATCTCTAATACACATACTGCACCTTCTTCCGGCACTATAGCTTTAATTCTCTTCTTGTAAACATCGGCCGATTCGCGACTGGCCACATGCCTCAGATAAGCCGAAAACTGAAACATACTGAAGCCTAAGCCTTGCAAATTTTTACGGAAGGTTGCAAAAGCTTTACGCTGGGCTTTGGTTTCGGTAGGTAAATCGTATAAAACCATCAGCCACATATTTCGGTATGCATTCAGTCGTTCAGTTTCGGCCATACGGCTTAATTCATTTCGGGCAATACCAGGTTGCGTTTACTTCCCTCGAAGCATTTCACCAAAGATTGACAGGAGTATTGAACCGCATTCATCAATGGACTGGTTTCATTCGCAATCTCTACATCAATGAAAGGAATGGCAAGCAATTCTGCCTTGGTTTCCCTGTCGAGTTCTTCTTTCAGCCCATTTTTCTTTATTATCTGATACACCAATCGATCTACAAAGGGTCGGTAGGGTTCCATCATGTCGTCGGCCAGGCAGAAGGGATTGTAGCGATTGTGGTGATGAAGTCCCAGAGTTGGCAACAACCCACTGGCCACCAGTGCCCGGGCTACGATAGCCCTGAGTATGGCATAACCATAATTGAGCATGTTGTTGGGCGGTTCACCTTCACGCTTTCTTTTAAAATCTTCAATACCTTGAAAAATATGTTGCCAATAGTAATACGAAGCCGTTGCTTCCAAATTGCCACTATCTCCGCTTTTTACTTCATTGCTCATAGCTTTAAGGTGATTGGCTTCGGTGTGTAAACCGGTATGAAGCAAAACGGCCGACTGATTTTTGATCTTTTGGCGTATCAATTGGGCCCACAATTGCTTGCGCAAAGGTTCTGAGGCCTCGATTTGGGCCTTGTACCTTTCGGTTTGCAGGGTATTGGAATACAAAGGCAGATGCAGCCCGATGGGATGATGGGTATCGTCGCAGGACAGCAATGCAATATTGCGGCTGGCCAGTTGGGCAAGCAAGGGATGGGTGAGCGTGATTTGCCTGTGATCGAGCACCACGAAACCCACGTCATCCAGATGAAAACGTTTCTCGGCTTCTTCGCCCATTGCTTTTTTCACCTCAGGCTGCTGCTCTATCACTTTAAAACGGGCAACCATATTATTATTTTCAAAACTCAGCCAAACCGGTTGACTGAAATATAAAACTCTTTTAATCATTGATAAAGCTCATATAAATATAATATATCATAAAAAGCTAATTCTACCAAGTAAATCTACTTTTACTTTCAATGGATTAGCTTTCATCAGTGCATTAATGCTGGCTAATCTTAAAGATTCATATTTCAAACGATCATATTTTGAAGATGGAATGTAAGTAAGGTATTGATGACTTAAATTATAGTCACTACTAGCCAACTTGTAAACTCGAAACAAGTAATATGACAGCAAATTATAATTATTATTTTCCAAAGCCTCCCTTGCATTTTCCGGATCGAGAAACATCAGGAAATACTCATTCATTTGCATAGACAACTTGAGCTTCCACCCTGTTTCGGGCAGTTGCCCAAGGAATGTCTGGGGATATTCTTTCGCACTCCTTAAAATATCATCCCACACTTGAGTAGTATCCTTAATAATCACCGGTAGGCCGTATTTGTACCTTTCCACTGCATGCCAGAAGGTGCAGACGTGTTCATGCAGATTACCCTTCGCATCTTCATAAATGGCCACATGATGATTATTTCCGGGTTTTACATACCCCATGGGTTGCCCGTCGGAATTATATTTTATGGGTACAACAGCATTCAGGCCTGTAAAGATCCTGACAGAGCGGATGGGCCGGGTCTTTTCCTTGTCGTAATAAACAGGATGGGCCAGTGCCTCTTTTATATTTCCTCCATATTCCTCTACATGTTTTATTATTCGCTCTCTTATCCCCTTATCCACAATCCATTTGAAATCGTCTATTTTCTTAAAATTATTTACATCAAGCGGTTTGCGAATAACGTAATCTTCGGCATAGCACAATGCTTCTGTAAGTGGTTCTCCGGAA is drawn from Bacillota bacterium and contains these coding sequences:
- the cas1 gene encoding type II CRISPR-associated endonuclease Cas1, with amino-acid sequence MIKRVLYFSQPVWLSFENNNMVARFKVIEQQPEVKKAMGEEAEKRFHLDDVGFVVLDHRQITLTHPLLAQLASRNIALLSCDDTHHPIGLHLPLYSNTLQTERYKAQIEASEPLRKQLWAQLIRQKIKNQSAVLLHTGLHTEANHLKAMSNEVKSGDSGNLEATASYYYWQHIFQGIEDFKRKREGEPPNNMLNYGYAILRAIVARALVASGLLPTLGLHHHNRYNPFCLADDMMEPYRPFVDRLVYQIIKKNGLKEELDRETKAELLAIPFIDVEIANETSPLMNAVQYSCQSLVKCFEGSKRNLVLPEMN
- the cas2 gene encoding CRISPR-associated endonuclease Cas2 is translated as MAETERLNAYRNMWLMVLYDLPTETKAQRKAFATFRKNLQGLGFSMFQFSAYLRHVASRESADVYKKRIKAIVPEEGAVCVLEITDKQFEKMELYLGTKRKPPPNQPRQLELF